A genomic segment from Acipenser ruthenus chromosome 5, fAciRut3.2 maternal haplotype, whole genome shotgun sequence encodes:
- the LOC117403321 gene encoding protein RD3-like: MALASWFRWNEPYYRHTQRSPADMVTEMLMLELSWQIKQAEKLQRERDNEYRRIKTGVDYSWLVSYPKNSYNIPPGERLELENACAKIYPSYCGPVILRFRQLVTEYEPEVQEVSQLFRTVLQDSMEKLKEEEEAKRLARQWNSKRSMSLSLMTFKSRVRIYPFSSDIIKTVSEDVERGTSEPHKRVWSMPEFKHSKGF, translated from the exons ATGGCCCTAGCATCGTGGTTCAGGTGGAATGAGCCCTACTACAGGCACACCCAGAGGAGCCCTGCGGACATGGTGACCGAGATGCTGATGCTGGAGCTCAGCTGGCAGATCAAACAGGCTGAGAAGCTGCAACGGGAGCGAGACAATGAGTACCGCAGGATCAAAACTGGAGTCGATTACAGCTGGCTGGTCAGCTATCCCAAGAACAGTTATAACATCCCACCAGGGGAGAGACTGGAGCTGGAGAATGCATGTGCTAAGATATACCCCTCTTACTGCGGCCCAGTGATACTCAG GTTCCGGCAACTTGTGACAGAGTATGAGCCTGAAGTCCAGGAGGTGTCACAGCTCTTCCGCACCGTTCTTCAGGATTCTATGGAAAAGTTGAAGGAGGAGGAAGAGGCTAAGAGGCTGGCCAGGCAGTGGAACAGTAAGCGGTCAATGAGCCTGTCCTTAATGACTTTCAAATCCAGAGTGAGGATATACCCATTCAGCAGTGACATCATCAAGACAGTTTCCGAGGATGTGGAGAGGGGCACAAGTGAGCCGCACAAGAGAGTATGGAGCATGCCGGAATTTAAGCACTCAAAGGGGTTTTGA